From a single Leucoraja erinacea ecotype New England chromosome 38, Leri_hhj_1, whole genome shotgun sequence genomic region:
- the LOC129714205 gene encoding LOW QUALITY PROTEIN: RAC-beta serine/threonine-protein kinase-like (The sequence of the model RefSeq protein was modified relative to this genomic sequence to represent the inferred CDS: inserted 1 base in 1 codon), whose translation MNEVSVVKEGWLHKRGEYIKTWRPRYFLLKSDGSFIGYKEKPESPDHGLPPLNNFSVAECQLMKTERPRPNTFIIRCLQWTTVIERTFHVDTPDEREEWTRAIQTVANSLKHLEPGDDPMDDKGGSPSDSSGMEDMEVSMLKSRNKVRMKDFDIESWMGRAPGKVILKEKATGXYYAMKAGKVIIAKDEVAHTVTESRVLQNTRHPFLTTLKYAFQTNDRLCFVMEYANGGELFFHLSRERVFTEDRARFYGAEIVSALDYLHDKNVVYRDLKLENLMLDKDGHIKITDFGLCKEGITDGATMKTFCGTPEYLAPEVLEDNDYGRAVDWWGLGVVMYEMMCGRLPFYNQDHEKLFELILMEEIRFPRTLTPEAKSLLSGLLKKDPKLRLGGGPEDAKEVMHHKFFVPVSWQDVVEKLLVPPFKPQVSSETDTRYFDDEFTAETITVTPPDKFDSLDLMESDQKAHFPQFSYSASVRE comes from the exons ATGAATGAAGTGTCCGTTGTGAAGGAGGGCTGGCTTCATAAACGAG GTGAATATATTAAAACATGGAGACCCAGGTATTTCCTGTTGAAATCGGACGGTTCTTTTATCGGCTACAAGGAAAAGCCTGAGAGCCCAGATCACGGTTTGCCACCTCTAAACAACTTCTCCGTAGCAG AATGCCAACTAATGAAGACCGAGAGGCCACGGCCCAACACGTTTATCATTCGGTGTTTGCAGTGGACGACGGTGATCGAGAGGACTTTTCACGTCGACACGCCGGATGaaag AGAGGAGTGGACACGAGCCATTCAGACGGTTGCCAATAGCTTAAAGCACCTGGAGCCGGGAGATGACCCGATGGATGACAAAGGTGGTTCCCCCAGTGACAGCTCGGGAATGGAAGACATGGAAGTGTCGATGTTGAAGTCGAGGAATAAAGTG AGAATGAAGGATTTTGATATTGAAAGTTGGATGGGGAGGGCACCTGGCAAAGTTATTCTGAAAGAAAAGGCCACAG GTTATTATGCCATGAAGGCCGGAAAGGTCATTATCGCTAAA GATGAAGTCGCCCACACTGTTACAGAGAGCAGAGTTTTACAGAACACAAGACATCCGTTTTTAACA ACGCTGAAATATGCCTTTCAGACCAACGACCGGTTATGTTTTGTCATGGAGTATGCAAACGGTGGCGAG CTCTTCTTCCACCTCTCACGAGAGCGGGTTTTCACCGAGGATCGCGCTCGGTTCTACGGGGCCGAGATCGTGTCTGCCCTGGATTACCTCCACGACAAGAACGTGGTCTACCGAGATCTGAAG CTGGAAAACCTCATGTTGGATAAAGATGGCCATATCAAGATCACGGACTTTGGTCTCTGTAAGGAGGGGATCACGGACGGAGCCACCATGAAGACCTTCTGTGGAACCCCAGAGTACCTGGCTCCTGAG GTGCTGGAGGATAATGACTATGGGCGGGCTGTGGACTGGTGGGGCCTTGGAGTGGTGATGTACGAGATGATGTGTGGCCGGCTGCCCTTCTACAACCAGGACCACGAGAAGCTCTTCGAGCTCATCCTCATGGAAGAGATTCGGTTTCCACGCACCCTGACCCCAGAGGCCAAATCGCTCCTCTCGGGACTCCTAAAGAAAGACCCCAAACTAAG GTTGGGGGGTGGACCAGAGGATGCGAAAGAAGTAATGCACCACAAGTTTTTTGTTCCTGTCAGCTGGCAGGATGTCGTGGAGAAGCTG CTTGTGCCACCTTTCAAGCCCCAGGTGTCCTCCGAGACTGACACGCGATATTTCGACGACGAGTTCACAGCAGAGACGATAACAGTCACCCCCCCAGACAAAT